One window from the genome of Thalassospira xiamenensis M-5 = DSM 17429 encodes:
- a CDS encoding Fe(3+) ABC transporter substrate-binding protein gives MDIRRIICGTVLGAAAVTASAASAQEVNVYSLRQPFLVEPLFESFTKETGVKVNVIFAEKGLVERIKQEGANSPADVLMTVDISRIKEAVDAGVTDAVNSDVLEANIPAHLRDENDQWFALTQRGRALYASKDRVTEGEIATYEDLADPKWKGRVCTRSGTHDYNIALVSSMIAHHGTEEAKTWLEGLKANLARKPQGNDRGQVKAIKEGECDVAIANTYYYGKMLDDPEQRAWAESVNIIFPNQNDRGMSMNISGMTLIKGAPNKENAVKLMEFLSGDEAQKIYAEVNYEYPVKPGVEWSDYVKSWGTFKADELPLSEIARLRTDAVRMIDEVGYNE, from the coding sequence ATGGATATCAGGAGAATCATCTGTGGCACGGTGTTGGGTGCTGCCGCCGTTACGGCTTCGGCCGCCTCTGCGCAGGAAGTGAATGTCTACTCCCTGCGCCAGCCTTTCCTTGTTGAGCCCCTGTTCGAGAGCTTCACCAAGGAAACCGGAGTTAAGGTCAATGTGATCTTCGCGGAAAAAGGTCTGGTTGAGCGGATCAAGCAGGAAGGTGCAAACAGCCCGGCGGATGTCCTGATGACCGTCGATATCAGCCGGATCAAGGAAGCCGTCGATGCCGGTGTCACCGACGCCGTCAATAGTGATGTTCTGGAAGCAAATATTCCGGCCCACTTGCGCGATGAAAACGATCAGTGGTTCGCGCTGACCCAGCGTGGTCGCGCTCTTTATGCATCGAAAGACCGTGTGACCGAGGGCGAAATTGCCACATACGAAGATCTTGCCGATCCGAAATGGAAGGGCCGCGTTTGTACCCGTTCTGGTACGCATGATTACAATATCGCGCTGGTTTCTTCGATGATTGCGCATCACGGCACAGAAGAAGCCAAAACATGGCTCGAAGGGTTGAAAGCAAACCTTGCACGCAAGCCACAGGGCAATGATCGTGGTCAGGTCAAGGCGATCAAGGAAGGCGAATGCGATGTCGCGATTGCCAATACCTATTACTACGGCAAGATGCTTGATGACCCGGAACAGCGCGCATGGGCGGAATCGGTAAATATTATCTTCCCCAATCAGAATGACCGCGGCATGTCGATGAACATTTCCGGCATGACCCTGATCAAAGGTGCGCCGAACAAGGAAAACGCCGTCAAGTTGATGGAATTCCTTTCGGGTGACGAGGCACAGAAAATCTATGCCGAAGTGAATTACGAATATCCGGTCAAGCCGGGTGTTGAATGGTCCGACTATGTGAAGTCGTGGGGCACGTTCAAGGCTGATGAGCTGCCGTTGTCTGAAATTGCGCGTCTGCGTACGGATGCCGTACGCATGATCGATGAAGTGGGATACAACGAATAA
- a CDS encoding 3'-5' exonuclease, which produces MTHDSLFVFDIETVPDIDVLPQLTGETAPDPATGREMLEKYHLDITDGRNGFPRQPFHKVVAISFLRATIQRDGNLETYEIEELRSGGDLTSEETDLVNGFFAYCGKLYPRLVSFNGRGFDLPVLKYRAMKHGVSARWLHQSANKWENYTSRYAPNWHCDLAEVLSDYGASARTKMNEVCAALDLPGKTGVDGSKVSDMYDNGEIEGIRRYCETDVLNTYLLYLRYVLHTGLSDHDGYNHAINLTVAWLEERAGDIPAYQEFLDAWRASSAGSFNLL; this is translated from the coding sequence ATGACGCATGACAGTCTGTTTGTTTTTGATATCGAAACCGTTCCCGATATCGATGTTCTGCCACAATTGACCGGCGAAACCGCACCTGATCCGGCAACAGGTCGCGAGATGCTCGAAAAATATCATCTTGATATCACCGATGGTCGAAACGGTTTCCCGCGCCAGCCGTTTCACAAGGTTGTCGCAATCAGTTTCCTGCGCGCCACGATCCAGCGCGACGGAAATCTTGAAACTTACGAGATCGAAGAACTGCGTTCCGGCGGCGATCTGACCAGCGAGGAAACGGACCTTGTGAATGGATTCTTTGCCTATTGCGGTAAACTTTATCCTAGGCTTGTCAGTTTCAATGGTCGTGGGTTCGATCTGCCGGTTTTGAAATATCGCGCGATGAAGCATGGGGTGAGTGCGCGGTGGTTACACCAATCCGCCAACAAGTGGGAAAATTATACGTCGCGTTATGCGCCAAACTGGCATTGTGACCTTGCCGAAGTTCTTTCCGACTATGGTGCATCCGCAAGAACCAAAATGAACGAGGTCTGTGCCGCCCTTGATCTTCCGGGCAAGACCGGCGTTGATGGTAGCAAAGTTTCGGACATGTATGACAATGGCGAGATTGAAGGCATTCGTCGTTACTGCGAAACGGATGTTCTCAACACCTATCTTCTTTATCTTCGCTATGTTCTCCACACCGGATTAAGCGATCATGACGGTTATAATCACGCCATCAATCTGACCGTCGCATGGCTTGAGGAGCGGGCAGGGGATATCCCGGCTTATCAGGAATTCCTCGACGCCTGGCGGGCTTCAAGCGCCGGATCATTCAATCTGCTTTAA
- a CDS encoding ABC transporter permease produces MNNSCQTKDDRDIRPSAVTETLDPLRERSLGTSMRWLPRGQSGLWLAGAFIIALLVATPLIAVVYLALFPTENIWPHLASTMLPRYLKNTGILMLGVGVGVTLIGVSAAWVVTMCRLPGKRFFEWAMLLPMAVPAYIVAYVYTDLLEYAGPFQRLLREIFGWQSARDYWFPDIRTKGGAILVLSLTLYPYVYMLARAAFLAQSVCVLEAARVLGRSAWNSFVTVALPLARPAIVVGVVIALMETLNDFGTIDFFAVHTLTAGIFNVWLGMGNAGGAAQIALTMLAVVIVLIVAERYSRRRQRFHDTTNRFQELPGYELGPVAKFFALAVCVLPIVLGFVIPSLVLIYYSVGYFDQSWTSDFFEYAGNSLLVAGLATFVAVGCAVFLGYALRLFPQPLLRFCIRMASVGYAVPGAVLAIGVLIPFARFDNAVDAVMRETFGISTGLLLSGTVFAIVFAYAVRFMAVSYGSIEAALGKVRPSMDDAARTLGESPWGTLKRIHFPMVRGGILAAAVLVFVDAMKELPATLILRPFNFETLATHVYQFAKDEMIEQAALGALTIVIVGVVPVVMLSRAISRSRPGHGSASSRH; encoded by the coding sequence GTGAACAATTCCTGTCAGACCAAAGATGATCGCGATATCCGGCCGTCGGCCGTGACCGAAACGCTTGATCCGTTGCGCGAACGGTCACTTGGAACCTCGATGCGATGGTTGCCGCGCGGCCAATCAGGTCTTTGGTTGGCCGGGGCGTTCATTATAGCGCTTCTTGTGGCGACGCCGTTGATTGCGGTTGTCTATCTGGCACTGTTCCCTACCGAAAATATCTGGCCGCATCTGGCATCAACCATGTTGCCCCGATACCTTAAAAACACAGGCATTCTGATGCTGGGCGTCGGTGTTGGTGTAACATTGATCGGTGTGTCGGCGGCATGGGTCGTAACGATGTGCCGCCTGCCGGGCAAACGGTTCTTTGAATGGGCAATGCTGCTGCCGATGGCGGTTCCGGCCTACATCGTTGCTTATGTTTATACCGATCTGCTGGAATATGCCGGGCCGTTTCAGCGTCTGTTGCGCGAAATTTTTGGCTGGCAATCGGCGCGCGATTACTGGTTCCCCGATATCCGGACCAAGGGCGGGGCAATTCTGGTGCTCAGCCTGACGCTGTATCCTTATGTTTACATGCTGGCCCGGGCTGCCTTTTTGGCGCAATCGGTCTGTGTCCTTGAAGCTGCGCGCGTTCTTGGGCGTTCGGCGTGGAATTCGTTTGTGACCGTTGCCTTGCCATTGGCGCGGCCTGCCATCGTGGTTGGGGTGGTCATTGCGTTGATGGAAACGCTGAATGATTTCGGCACCATCGATTTCTTTGCGGTTCATACCCTGACCGCCGGTATTTTCAATGTCTGGCTTGGTATGGGAAATGCCGGTGGGGCGGCGCAGATTGCGCTGACCATGCTTGCGGTTGTGATTGTCCTGATCGTGGCCGAACGCTATTCGCGTCGTCGCCAGCGATTCCACGACACAACCAATCGTTTTCAGGAATTACCGGGCTACGAGCTTGGCCCGGTCGCCAAGTTCTTTGCACTTGCGGTTTGTGTTCTGCCGATTGTGCTGGGTTTCGTGATCCCGTCGCTGGTGCTGATCTATTATTCCGTTGGCTATTTTGACCAAAGCTGGACATCGGACTTCTTTGAATATGCGGGCAACAGCCTTCTGGTTGCGGGTCTTGCAACCTTTGTTGCGGTCGGATGTGCTGTGTTTCTGGGATATGCCCTGCGGCTTTTCCCGCAGCCGCTTTTGCGGTTCTGCATCCGCATGGCGTCGGTTGGCTATGCCGTGCCGGGGGCAGTTCTTGCAATCGGGGTTCTGATTCCATTCGCAAGGTTTGATAATGCGGTTGACGCCGTGATGCGCGAAACATTCGGGATTTCAACCGGTCTGCTTCTTAGCGGTACGGTCTTTGCCATCGTGTTTGCCTATGCCGTGCGGTTTATGGCTGTTTCTTATGGTTCGATCGAGGCCGCCCTTGGCAAGGTCCGGCCAAGTATGGATGACGCCGCCCGGACATTGGGGGAAAGCCCGTGGGGCACGTTGAAACGTATTCATTTCCCGATGGTGCGTGGCGGTATTCTTGCCGCCGCGGTTCTGGTCTTTGTTGATGCGATGAAAGAACTTCCGGCGACACTGATCCTGCGACCGTTCAATTTTGAAACGCTAGCAACGCATGTCTATCAGTTTGCCAAGGACGAAATGATCGAGCAGGCAGCCCTTGGTGCCTTGACCATCGTCATTGTCGGCGTCGTGCCGGTGGTTATGCTCAGCCGTGCAATTTCTCGGTCCCGCCCCGGGCATGGCAGTGCATCTTCGCGCCATTGA
- a CDS encoding Fe(3+) ABC transporter substrate-binding protein: protein MTSLRNKVFGIMGAVVGLTAFHANAAEEVNVYSLRQPFLIEPMFKQFTQETGIRVNTLFSQSGLVERIKHEGRNSPADLLLTVDIGRIQDAVDADIATPLQSDVIDANIPEQFRDQDHLWVGLTTRARVLYTSLDRVKPDAISTYEELADPEWKGRICVRSGMHVYNIALVASMIAHHGEEYTKTWLQGLKDNLARKPQGADIDQIEAVSQGVCDLAIGNSYYYGKMLDDPNKADAAKDVRIVFPNQGDRGTHVNISGVALIKNAPNKENAIKLVEFLSGDEAQHMYADVNFEYPVKPGVAWSEMVRSWGTFKSDTLPLNEVANNRGAAIRLIDEVGFNE from the coding sequence ATGACTTCACTGCGCAACAAGGTCTTTGGCATTATGGGCGCGGTGGTCGGATTGACGGCATTTCATGCGAATGCTGCCGAGGAGGTGAATGTATATTCGCTTCGCCAGCCTTTCCTGATTGAACCGATGTTCAAACAATTCACTCAGGAAACCGGCATCCGGGTCAATACGCTGTTTTCGCAAAGCGGTCTGGTCGAACGTATCAAACATGAGGGCCGCAACAGTCCGGCTGATCTTTTGCTGACGGTTGATATCGGGCGCATCCAGGATGCTGTTGATGCCGATATCGCAACACCGCTTCAAAGCGATGTGATCGATGCCAATATCCCCGAACAATTCCGAGATCAGGACCATCTGTGGGTTGGTCTGACCACTCGTGCACGTGTTCTTTATACGTCGCTTGATCGTGTGAAGCCCGACGCCATTTCGACATACGAAGAACTTGCCGATCCGGAATGGAAGGGGCGCATTTGTGTCCGTTCTGGAATGCATGTTTACAATATCGCACTGGTGGCCTCGATGATTGCCCATCATGGCGAGGAATACACAAAAACCTGGCTTCAGGGACTGAAAGACAATCTTGCGCGCAAACCGCAAGGGGCTGATATCGACCAGATCGAGGCCGTATCGCAGGGTGTTTGTGATCTGGCAATCGGCAATTCCTATTATTACGGCAAGATGCTTGATGATCCGAACAAAGCCGATGCCGCCAAGGATGTCCGGATTGTTTTCCCCAATCAGGGTGACCGCGGTACGCATGTGAATATTTCGGGTGTTGCGCTGATCAAGAATGCACCCAACAAGGAAAATGCGATCAAGCTGGTCGAATTCCTATCGGGGGACGAAGCGCAGCATATGTATGCTGACGTCAATTTTGAATACCCGGTCAAGCCGGGGGTGGCATGGTCGGAAATGGTCCGTTCCTGGGGAACTTTCAAATCCGACACGCTGCCGCTTAACGAAGTTGCCAACAATCGTGGCGCCGCCATTCGTCTGATCGACGAAGTCGGCTTTAACGAATAG
- the proV gene encoding glycine betaine/L-proline ABC transporter ATP-binding protein ProV: protein MTDKIVVKDLYKVFGDRPDQAMQMINDGIDKAEIFDKTGQTVGVCGASFTVRQGEIFVVMGLSGSGKSTLVRLLNRLIEPTSGQVLYDGTDIAAMNDEELRELRRRDMSMVFQSFALMPHMSVVENAAFGLELAGVAENERHERALNALDQVGLKAQANSYPDELSGGMQQRVGLARALANDPSVMLMDEAFSALDPLIRTEMQDELLTLQREHKRTIIFISHDLDEAMRIGDRIAIMEGGIVVQVGTPEEILNNPANDYVKSFFRGVDVSTILTAKDIVVKRQVTVIEREGVGLKTALNRLRNEDREYGYIVGDKLDFHGIISVDSVDQAIKSGADKLSAAFLPDIEAVSHDTQLSDLIGTVAHTPCGVPVVNENGKYLGVINRANLLATLDREGDGANG from the coding sequence ATGACCGATAAAATCGTTGTAAAGGACCTTTATAAAGTCTTTGGCGACCGTCCTGATCAGGCAATGCAGATGATCAATGACGGGATCGACAAAGCCGAAATTTTTGACAAAACCGGACAAACCGTCGGGGTTTGCGGCGCCAGCTTCACCGTCCGCCAGGGTGAGATTTTCGTTGTGATGGGGCTTTCGGGATCTGGAAAATCGACACTTGTTCGCCTGCTGAACCGTTTGATCGAGCCGACGTCGGGCCAGGTTCTTTATGACGGCACCGACATTGCCGCCATGAATGACGAGGAATTGCGCGAATTACGCCGCAGGGACATGTCCATGGTATTCCAGTCCTTTGCACTGATGCCCCATATGAGCGTCGTCGAAAATGCAGCATTTGGCCTAGAATTGGCGGGTGTTGCCGAAAATGAACGCCATGAGCGCGCCCTGAATGCGCTTGATCAGGTCGGACTGAAAGCACAGGCCAATTCATACCCCGATGAACTTTCGGGTGGCATGCAGCAGCGCGTCGGCCTTGCCCGTGCCCTTGCCAACGACCCATCCGTTATGTTGATGGACGAAGCATTTTCCGCCCTTGATCCGCTGATCCGTACAGAAATGCAGGACGAACTTCTAACCCTGCAACGTGAACACAAGCGCACCATCATCTTCATCTCGCACGATCTGGATGAAGCGATGCGCATCGGTGACCGTATCGCGATCATGGAGGGCGGCATTGTCGTTCAGGTCGGAACGCCTGAGGAAATCCTCAACAATCCGGCCAATGACTATGTCAAATCGTTCTTCCGTGGTGTTGATGTCTCAACAATTCTTACGGCCAAGGATATCGTCGTAAAACGCCAGGTTACTGTGATCGAACGCGAAGGTGTTGGCCTTAAAACAGCCCTTAACCGCCTGCGTAACGAAGACCGCGAATATGGCTATATCGTTGGTGACAAGCTTGATTTCCACGGGATCATTTCCGTCGACAGCGTCGATCAGGCGATCAAATCAGGTGCCGACAAACTTTCAGCAGCTTTCCTGCCTGATATCGAAGCCGTTTCCCATGACACCCAGCTTTCCGACCTGATCGGAACCGTGGCACATACGCCGTGCGGCGTGCCGGTCGTCAATGAAAACGGCAAATATCTTGGCGTAATCAACAGAGCCAATCTTTTGGCGACTCTCGACCGCGAAGGAGATGGCGCAAATGGCTGA
- the proW gene encoding glycine betaine/L-proline ABC transporter permease ProW produces MADNSNPWGAATDTGAADAAKDATTSGAADAARNGASNPWGGGDASDTAGDWLANAAPAPEHHFDILHPFQDAVIPLDIWVNHGLEWVVDNFRSVFQAIRWPIDAVLSGVETGLQATPAIIVILILSLIAWQLAGRRLAIGTLISMIAVGLIGAWSEAMVTLSLVITSVLFCVVLGLPTGIWLARNERAANTARPVLDAMQTTPAFVYLVPIVMLFGIGNVPGVVVTIIFALPPLIRLTILGIRQVPGDLVEAARSFGASPKQLLFRVQLPLAMPTIMAGVNQTLMLALSMVVIASMIAVGGLGQMVLRGIGRLDMGLATVGGVGIVLLAIVLDRMTQALGQDSRSKGTRHWYESGPAAAIRSLMGKK; encoded by the coding sequence ATGGCTGATAACAGCAATCCGTGGGGTGCTGCCACCGATACCGGCGCGGCAGATGCAGCAAAAGACGCAACCACATCAGGTGCCGCCGATGCGGCCCGGAACGGCGCATCCAATCCATGGGGCGGCGGTGACGCTTCTGACACGGCAGGAGACTGGCTTGCGAATGCCGCCCCTGCCCCGGAACATCATTTTGATATCCTCCATCCGTTTCAGGATGCGGTCATTCCACTTGATATCTGGGTCAATCATGGGCTGGAATGGGTCGTCGATAACTTTCGCAGCGTCTTTCAGGCGATCCGCTGGCCGATTGATGCGGTCCTATCCGGTGTCGAAACCGGGTTGCAGGCAACACCAGCCATCATTGTCATTCTGATCCTGTCATTGATTGCGTGGCAGTTGGCCGGTCGTCGCCTTGCGATTGGTACTTTGATTTCGATGATTGCCGTTGGTCTGATCGGTGCCTGGTCAGAAGCCATGGTGACATTATCATTGGTTATAACATCGGTTCTGTTCTGCGTGGTCCTGGGCCTGCCGACCGGTATCTGGCTGGCGCGCAATGAACGGGCAGCAAATACGGCACGCCCCGTCCTTGACGCAATGCAGACAACACCTGCGTTTGTTTACCTTGTGCCTATCGTGATGCTGTTTGGTATTGGCAACGTTCCGGGCGTGGTGGTGACCATCATCTTTGCCCTGCCGCCACTGATCCGCCTGACCATTCTGGGTATCCGTCAGGTGCCCGGCGATCTGGTCGAAGCGGCTCGTTCCTTTGGCGCCAGCCCGAAACAGCTTCTGTTCCGTGTTCAGCTTCCACTTGCCATGCCGACAATCATGGCAGGTGTGAACCAGACCCTGATGCTTGCCCTTTCGATGGTGGTGATCGCCTCGATGATCGCTGTTGGCGGCCTTGGTCAGATGGTTTTGCGCGGCATTGGTCGCCTTGACATGGGCCTTGCCACAGTTGGCGGTGTCGGGATTGTCCTTCTGGCCATCGTGCTTGACCGCATGACGCAGGCGCTTGGTCAGGATAGCCGCAGCAAGGGCACCCGCCACTGGTAC
- a CDS encoding ABC transporter substrate-binding protein yields MLMAAGLAFSTHTSAQAQDASCEIDRPVMFAGLNYDSALFHNAVARFIIEKGYGCQTDALPGDVIPLLTGAGKGDIDVVMEIWRDNVADAWKKAEAAGNVTQIGVNFDDAVEGWFVPRYVIEGDKERGIEPMAPDLKSVDDLPKYAKLFEDAEEPDKGRFYNCPAGWVCEKVNSAKLVAYGLDDSFTNFRPGTGAALSAAIASAHKRGEPALYYYWGPTWVMGLYDSYRLEEPAYDQSIFDKLKTDPNPKKATAYPESTVTVGVNTEFMKSAPKLIEFLTHYETSNAMVSEMLAYMQENEEKPEDAALYFLKEKPDVWKAWVPEKVAERVEAAL; encoded by the coding sequence ATGCTTATGGCCGCTGGCCTTGCATTTTCCACGCACACAAGCGCACAGGCACAAGATGCCAGTTGCGAGATTGATCGCCCGGTGATGTTCGCCGGGCTGAATTATGACAGCGCACTTTTCCACAATGCTGTCGCGCGCTTTATCATTGAAAAGGGTTATGGCTGCCAGACCGACGCCCTGCCCGGTGATGTGATTCCGCTTTTGACCGGTGCGGGTAAAGGCGACATCGACGTTGTCATGGAAATCTGGCGCGATAACGTGGCAGACGCATGGAAAAAGGCAGAGGCCGCCGGAAATGTTACCCAAATCGGGGTGAATTTCGATGATGCGGTCGAAGGCTGGTTCGTGCCGCGTTATGTGATCGAAGGCGATAAGGAACGCGGGATCGAGCCGATGGCGCCCGATCTGAAGTCGGTCGATGATCTGCCCAAATACGCCAAACTGTTCGAAGACGCCGAAGAACCGGACAAAGGCCGCTTTTACAATTGCCCGGCGGGCTGGGTTTGCGAAAAGGTCAATTCGGCGAAACTCGTGGCCTATGGCCTTGATGACAGCTTCACCAACTTCCGCCCGGGCACCGGTGCAGCGCTTTCTGCGGCAATCGCCTCTGCGCACAAGCGTGGCGAGCCAGCACTTTATTACTATTGGGGGCCGACATGGGTGATGGGTCTTTATGACAGCTATCGCCTTGAAGAACCGGCCTATGATCAGTCGATCTTCGACAAGCTGAAAACAGATCCAAACCCGAAAAAAGCCACGGCCTATCCCGAAAGCACGGTTACGGTCGGGGTTAATACGGAATTCATGAAATCAGCGCCCAAACTGATCGAATTCCTGACGCATTATGAAACCAGCAACGCCATGGTTTCGGAAATGCTGGCCTATATGCAGGAAAACGAAGAAAAGCCCGAAGATGCAGCACTTTATTTCCTGAAAGAAAAGCCGGACGTTTGGAAAGCCTGGGTGCCGGAGAAAGTGGCAGAGCGGGTTGAGGCCGCGCTTTAA
- a CDS encoding MarR family winged helix-turn-helix transcriptional regulator, translated as MITDQQKRREFLDVLVALRQIIRATDLHSKHVMKVCGLTVPQLVVLLAIEELGAVTVKEISRHVSLSQATVTTILNRLEDRGFIERARNADDKRVVNSRLTDKGLAVLSDTPPLMDGEFMQRYEMLDMNERSRILTSLQHVARLMDTEEVDPRPPTGHDRFSVD; from the coding sequence ATGATCACGGATCAGCAGAAAAGAAGAGAGTTTCTCGATGTTCTGGTCGCGCTGAGGCAGATCATTCGTGCAACCGATCTGCATTCAAAACATGTGATGAAGGTTTGTGGTCTTACTGTTCCGCAGCTTGTCGTGCTTCTGGCAATCGAAGAATTGGGGGCGGTGACGGTCAAGGAAATCTCGCGGCACGTCTCGCTTAGTCAGGCAACCGTTACGACGATCCTGAACCGGCTTGAAGATCGCGGTTTTATCGAGCGGGCCCGCAACGCGGATGACAAGAGGGTGGTCAATAGTCGCCTTACCGACAAGGGGCTTGCCGTACTGAGCGATACGCCACCGCTGATGGACGGTGAATTCATGCAGCGCTATGAAATGCTTGATATGAACGAACGCAGCCGTATCCTGACCTCATTGCAGCATGTTGCCCGCCTGATGGATACCGAAGAAGTCGACCCCAGGCCGCCGACCGGACACGATCGGTTTTCCGTGGACTAG